The following proteins are encoded in a genomic region of Phragmites australis chromosome 9, lpPhrAust1.1, whole genome shotgun sequence:
- the LOC133928469 gene encoding uncharacterized protein LOC133928469 — protein sequence MGPAHQQLVLLAAVALLSAGLLPQALAKGKGRRGPVHPQVEAICARTPFQEVCKSTAGRHASKYTVIDNLAVLNMQVDAFAKRTKQARNNVIKTSRTILPAQQQDLKLCDDMYKHTLDTIGAAQRAISFKDKNTTKIMLQLAVQDFESCNRPFQQAGLPNPLEKFNTELSHMANNCMALANMI from the coding sequence ATGGGGCCAGCCCACCAACAGCTCGTTCTCCTCGCCGCGGTGGCGCTGCTGTccgccggcctcctccctcAGGCGTTGGCGAAGGGGAAGGGACGCCGCGGCCCCGTCCACCCGCAGGTTGAAGCCATCTGCGCGCGCACCCCATTCCAGGAGGTGTGCAAGTCCACAGCCGGGCGGCATGCGTCTAAGTACACGGTGATCGACAACCTGGCCGTGCTCAATATGCAGGTGGACGCGTTCGCCAAGCGAACGAAGCAGGCGCGCAATAACGTCATTAAGACTTCCCGCACTATCCTGCCAGCACAGCAGCAGGATCTTAAGTTGTGCGACGACATGTACAAGCACACCCTAGATACCATCGGTGCGGCGCAGCGGGCCATCTCGTTCAAGGACAAGAACACCACGAAGATCATGCTGCAGCTCGCCGTTCAGGACTTCGAGTCGTGCAACCGGCCGTTCCAGCAGGCCGGGCTCCCCAACCCCTTGGAGAAGTTCAACACGGAACTCAGCCACATGGCCAACAACTGCATGGCACTTGCCAACATGATCTGA